Proteins found in one Trichoplusia ni isolate ovarian cell line Hi5 chromosome 14, tn1, whole genome shotgun sequence genomic segment:
- the LOC113500899 gene encoding zinc finger protein Elbow, which produces MLTSSNQYLRPDYLSPLPTTLDAKKSPLALLAQTCSAIGADSPNPKLISAAEKASKKYDEKTHIPDNKPSFKPYESCLTAREKTRTPDDRGSVNASSKTPLSSKGSASTTPVQARCASNQSSSSQRTPPPAHRKTPSEKSDERSSPLHGSPVPSKSNSDSISSSSASKLPFTPTSLSSSADTKEHSSFKPSIPVSSSAFLGGLPHSGFPLPMDLMTSSLMAAQHHALKNGLNPYLAYARMKAPGSDLGICRDPYCTGCSLSSHLLKSAVCPAGCAQCDHAKTPFQLPTGHPAAAAYAHAQLAALAAASQLPYVCSWMAGDSAYCGKRFATSEELLQHLRSHTASGESSPSLSMLSATHPLLQRTYPTPPLSPLTPRFHPYSKPSHLVSSPPLPFPLPPHPSLAAYFPPYPLFGPRPLHP; this is translated from the exons ATGCTCACGTCAAGCAATCAGTATTTGCGACCGGATTACCTGTCGCCGCTTCCGACAACG CTCGACGCGAAAAAGAGCCCGCTGGCGCTTCTGGCGCAAACCTGCAGCGCTATCGGCGCGGACTCGCCTAACCCGAAGCTGATCTCCGCCGCCGAGAAAGCCAGCAAGAAATATGATGAGAAAACACATATACCTGACAACAAACCTAGCTTCAAGCCTTACGAATCGTGCCTAACAGCGAGAGAAAAGACTAGAACGCCGGATGACAGAGGGTCCGTCAATGCTTCATCAAAAACTCCGCTCTCATCAAAAGGCAGTGCATCTACCACGCCAGTGCAAGCGCGCTGCGCTAGTAATCAGAGCTCCTCGTCACAGAGGACTCCACCGCCAGCTCACAGAAAGACACCATCAGAAAAATCTGACGAAAGGTCGAGCCCTCTACATGGTTCGCCTGTTCCGTCAAAGTCTAACTCGGATTCCATCAGCAGCTCTTCAGCCTCAAAGTTACCGTTCACGCCCACCTCGTTATCGTCCAGCGCAGACACCAAAGAACATTCGAGCTTCAAGCCAAGCATACCTGTTAGTTCTTCCGCCTTTCTCGGTGGATTGCCTCATTCCGGATTTCCTTTACCAATGGACCTAATGACCAGTAGTCTAATGGCAGCTCAGCATCATGCCTTGAAAAATGGATTGAATCCGTACCTAGCCTATGCCAGAATGAAGGCACCTGGAAGTGATCTGGGAATCTGCAGAGATCCGTATTGCACGGGTTGCTCACTAAGCTCACATTTGCTCAAGTCTGCCGTTTGCCCGGCGGGGTGTGCTCAATGCGATCACGCTAAAACCCCATTTCAGTTACCAACTGGCCACCCTGCCGCCGCGGCTTACGCTCACGCACAGTTAGCCGCTCTGGCTGCAGCGTCACAGCTGCCGTACGTGTGCAGTTGGATGGCGGGCGACTCGGCGTACTGCGGAAAGCGGTTCGCGACCTCGGAGGAGCTGCTGCAGCACCTGCGCTCGCACACGGCGAGCGGCGAGTCCAGCCCGAGCCTGTCCATGCTGAGCGCCACGCACCCGCTGCTGCAGCGCACGTACCCCACGCCGCCGCTATCGCCGCTGACGCCGCGCTTCCACCCGTACAGCAAGCCGTCGCACCTGGTGTCGTCGCCGCCGCTGCCGTTCCCGCTGCCGCCGCATCCCTCGCTGGCGGCCTACTTCCCGCCGTACCCGCTGTTCGGGCCGCGGCCGCTGCACCCGTGA